Proteins encoded in a region of the Ziziphus jujuba cultivar Dongzao chromosome 3, ASM3175591v1 genome:
- the LOC107422737 gene encoding ammonium transporter 1 member 1, translating to MTHSLSAILSLSPSYFSNFLSFSEASTMALECSASQLAGLLGPNSTEAANFICNQFDTVASKFSDTAYAVDSTYLLFSAYLVFSMQLGFAMLCAGSVRAKNTMNIMLTNVLDAATGGLFYYLFGFAFAFGAPSNGFIGRHFFGLRDVPTSTYDYSYFLYQWAFAIAAAGITSGSIAERTQFVAYLIYSSFLTGFVYPVVSHWFWSGDGWASATNSDLLFGSGVIDFAGSGVVHMVGGIAGLWGALIEGPRIGRFDHSGRSIALRGHSATLVVLGTFLLWFGWYGFNPGSFTKILSPYESGNYYGQWSAVGRTAVTTTIAGCTAALTTLFGKRILSGHWNATDVCNGLLGGFAAITSGCSVVEPWAAVICGFVAAVVLISCNKLAEKVKFDDPLEAAQLHGGCGAWGIIFTALFATEKYVNEVYPGKPGRPHGLFMGGGGKLLAAHLIQILVIIGWVSATMGPLFFILHKLKLLRISAEDEMAGMDLTRHGGFAYAYDDDESHKHAFQLKKIEPNHTTPPSV from the coding sequence ATGACGCACTCACTCTCtgctattctctctctctctccctcatatttttcaaactttctctctttctccgaAGCTTCAACAATGGCGTTGGAGTGCTCGGCTTCCCAACTGGCCGGACTGTTAGGTCCGAACTCCACCGAAGCGGCGAACTTCATCTGCAACCAATTCGACACCGTTGCGTCCAAATTCTCCGACACCGCTTACGCCGTCGATAGCACATACCTCCTCTTCTCCGCCTACTTGGTCTTCTCCATGCAATTAGGGTTCGCCATGCTCTGTGCCGGTTCCGTGCGCGCCAAGAACACCATGAACATCATGCTAACCAACGTCCTCGACGCCGCCACCGGTGGACTCTTCTACTACCTCTTCGGCTTCGCCTTCGCCTTCGGAGCTCCCTCTAATGGCTTCATCGGCCGCCATTTCTTCGGTCTCAGAGACGTTCCAACGTCTACTTACGACTACAGCTATTTCCTCTACCAGTGGGCTTTCGCTATCGCCGCCGCCGGAATCACCAGCGGTTCGATCGCCGAGCGGACTCAGTTCGTCGCGTACTTAATCTATTCATCTTTCTTGACCGGGTTTGTTTACCCGGTTGTGTCTCACTGGTTCTGGTCCGGTGACGGCTGGGCCAGCGCGACGAATTCGGATCTTTTGTTCGGATCCGGTGTTATAGATTTCGCCGGGTCGGGTGTGGTCCACATGGTAGGTGGCATTGCTGGACTTTGGGGCGCTCTCATTGAAGGTCCGAGAATCGGCCGGTTCGACCACTCCGGTCGGTCCATTGCTCTTCGCGGACACAGTGCCACCCTCGTCGTCCTCGGAACTTTCTTGCTCTGGTTCGGGTGGTACGGGTTCAACCCGGGTTCGTTTACCAAGATCCTCAGTCCATACGAATCCGGCAACTACTACGGTCAGTGGAGCGCCGTCGGTCGGACCGCCGTTACGACGACGATCGCCGGATGCACTGCGGCGTTAACGACGCTCTTCGGGAAGAGAATCCTCTCCGGCCACTGGAACGCCACCGACGTCTGCAACGGCTTGCTCGGAGGTTTTGCAGCCATAACCTCCGGTTGCTCCGTTGTCGAGCCTTGGGCTGCCGTGATTTGCGGGTTCGTCGCCGCCGTGGTTTTGATCTCGTGCAACAAGCTGGCCGAGAAAGTCAAGTTCGACGATCCACTGGAGGCGGCTCAGCTCCACGGCGGGTGCGGCGCGTGGGGGATAATTTTCACGGCCTTGTTCGCCACCGAGAAGTACGTGAACGAGGTTTACCCTGGTAAACCGGGCCGGCCACATGGGTTGTTCATGGGTGGCGGAGGGAAATTATTGGCCGCTCATCTGATCCAGATCTTGGTGATTATCGGGTGGGTCAGTGCCACCATGGGTCCGCTTTTCTTCATCCTTCATAAACTCAAGCTCTTGAGGATCTCCGCTGAAGATGAAATGGCGGGTATGGATCTGACCCGACATGGTGGGTTTGCCTACgcatatgatgatgatgaatctCACAAGCATGCTTTTCAACTAAAGAAAATTGAACCAAATCACACCACTCCTCCTTCAGTTTAG
- the LOC107422736 gene encoding DEAD-box ATP-dependent RNA helicase 13 — MASKPISESSKKKRIKRKRTLNQDAELEQLDSLPWNPSLSGEDPFSLFIGSNELEGGFLSLEEIDEVDYGLEFPKPEIESGKKKSEPSKKSKKRKSSDVDGNGNDGIEAKAEEKLEENENVKSEKKKKRKKKKKVKEVKKIEDVEGSDGEEIEAEVEKEKDGNLNIEQKRKKGKKKKVKESQKKEEPPAVSNSKDDVEEEAVDETEYYAWNELRLHPLIMKSIYRLGFKEPTPIQKACVPAAAHQGKDVIGAAETGSGKTLAFGLPIFQRLIEEHEKAARMLEEKGEEAEKFAPKGLLRALIITPTRELALQVTDHLKAVAKGMNVRVIPIVGGMSTEKQERLLKSRPEIIVGTPGRLWELMSGGDKHLVELHSLSFFVLDEADRMIENGHFRELQSIVDMLPVHINGSIQGHSQNAENCNTVSSVQRKKRQTFVFSATIALSADFRKKLKRGALKLKKSLSDGLNSIETLSERAGMRDNVAIIDLTNASILANKLEESFIECNEEDKDAYLYYILSVHGQGRTIVFCTSVAALRHISSVLRILAVNVWTLHAQMQQRARLKAIDRFRGNEHGILVATDVAARGLDIPGVRTVVHYQLPHSAEVYVHRSGRTARASADGCSIALISPNETTKFASLCKSFSKESFQRFPLDSSYMPAVMKRLSLARQIDKISRKDSKENAQKSWFERNAESVELLMDDDESDEEKVKNHKQKKVISANLKKLQQELKTLLSHPLQPQTFSRRYLAGAGVSPLVQHQFEELAKQKLGDTINSGENKRRKLVVIGQDCVEPLQALRSAGQQVHMDVKEMAEKRRNMVKLKKKRKAEKKRLKDQRRKQRRKLKGAE; from the exons gTTTTCTTTCGCTTGAAGAGATTGACGAAGTCGATTATGGTTTAGAATTTCCTAAACCTGAAATAGAAAGCGGGAAGAAAAAGTCTGAGCCAAGCAAGAAATCGAAGAAAAGGAAGAGCAGTGATGTTGATGGCAATGGTAATGATGGGATTGAGGCTAAAGCCGAAGAGAAATTGGAAGAGAATGAAAATGTCAAgtctgaaaagaaaaagaagaggaagaagaaaaagaaagtgaaggaagtgaagaaaattgagGATGTTGAAGGCAGTGATGGTGAGGAGATTGAGGCTGAAgttgagaaagagaaagatggGAATTTGAATATTGAACAGAAACgtaagaaaggaaagaaaaagaaggtgaAGGAATCTCAGAAAAAGGAAGAACCCCCAGCTG TTAGCAATAGCAAAGATGATGTTGAAGAAGAGGCTGTTGATGAAACTGAATATTATGCATGGAACGAGTTGAGACTCCATCCTCTTATTATGAAATCCATATACAGGCTTGGTTTTAAGGAACCAACACCAATTCAAAAAGCTTGTGTTCCTGCTGCTGCTCATCAAGGGAAG GATGTTATTGGTGCGGCAGAGACAGGGTCTGGCAAAACACTGGCTTTTGGTTTGCCCATTTTCCAGCGCCTCATCGAAGAACATGAAAAGGCTGCAAGGATGCTTGAAGAAAAAGGTGAGGAAGCAGAAAAGTTCGCTCCAAAAGGCCTTTTACGGGCTCTCATTATTACTCCTACAAGGGAACTTGCACTTCAG gtCACTGATCATCTCAAGGCGGTCGCGAAGGGTATGAATGTTAGAGTAATTCCAATTGTTGGAGGGATGTCAACAGAAAAGCAGGAGAGACTTCTAAAATCTAGGCCTGAGATTATTGTTGGAACTCCAGGTAGATTATGGGAACTTATGTCTGGGGGAGACAAGCATCTAGTTGAG TTACATTCGTTGTCTTTCTTTGTGCTGGATGAAGCAGATCGAATGATAGAAAATGGACATTTCCGTGAATTGCAGTCAATAGTTGACATGCTTCCTGTGCACATCAATGGTTCAATTCAAGGGCATTCTCAGAACGCAGAAAATTGCAATACAGTTTCAAGTGTCCagagaaagaaaagacaaaCATTTGTTTTTTCTGCTACTATAGCACTCTCTGCTGATTTCCGTAAGAAGCTGAAGCGTGGTGCACTAAAACTGAAGAAATCCTTGTCTGATGGGTTGAATTCTATAGAGACTCTCTCTGAACGAGCAGGGATGAGAGACAATGTTGCCATCATTGATTTGACGAATGCATCCATTTTGGCAAATAAGCTTGAGGAATCATTTATTGA ATGCAATGAGGAagataaagatgcttatttgtattatattttgaGTGTTCATGGACAAGGCCGCACAATAGTCTTCTGTACATCAGTTGCAGCATTGCGGCATATATCTTCTGTCTTGCGCATTCTTGCCGTCAATGTCTGGACACTTCATGCCCAGATGCAGCAGCGAGCTCGATTGAAG gcaATTGATCGTTTTCGGGGAAATGAACATGGTATACTTGTTGCAACTGATGTTGCAGCTAGAGGTCTTGATATTCCTGGTGTAAGAACTGTTGTTCACTATCAGCTTCCACATTCAGCAGAA GTTTATGTTCATAGAAGTGGTAGAACTGCAAGAGCTTCTGCTGATGGGTGCAGCATTGCACTTATCTCACCAAATGAAACTACGAAATTTGCTTCTTTATGCAAATCATTTTCTAAG GAAAGTTTTCAGAGGTTTCCTTTGGACAGTTCTTATATGCCAGCAGTTATGAAACGTTTATCACTTGCACGACAAATAGACAAGATTTCACGAAAGGACTCCAAG gaaaatgcACAGAAAAGCTGGTTTGAACGAAATGCAGAATCTGTTGAGTTGCTTATGGATGATGATGAGAGTGATGAGGAAAAAGTGAAGAACCATAAGCAAAAAAAAGTCATCTCTGCAAATTTAAAAAAGCTGCAGCAG GAGCTTAAAACTCTGCTTTCACATCCGCTACAACCCCAAACTTTTTCACGTCGTTACCTAGCAGGG GCTGGTGTTTCCCCTCTCGTGCAACATCAGTTTGAAGAATTAGCTAAACAAAAGCTAGGTGATACAATAAATTCAggagaaaacaaaagaagaaagttGGTTGTTATAGGTCAGGATTGTGTAGAGCCACTCCAAGCGCTTCGAAGTGCTGGGCAACAG GTGCACATGGATGTTAAAGAGATGGCAGAAAAGCGAAGAAATATGGTGAAactgaagaaaaaaagaaaagccgagAAGAAAC gtcTAAAAGACCAGAGGAGAAAGCAGAGGAGAAAGCTAAAAGGGGCAGAATAA